In Phycisphaerae bacterium RAS2, the DNA window CACGACGCGCACGTCATGTTGCCCGGCGGCACGGGCGGCGTGGTTCTGCTGGAGCGGGATGGGCAGATCCTTGCGAAGCCCATGTCCGGCCGCGAGACCCCGCGAACGGTTGCCCTCGGATCACCGTTTGTCATCGGAGACCTTCGGTTGAGCATCGCCGCGCTGGATCGCTCGGCGTCGCCGGGACGAGTGGTGGGTTGAGACACGAGCGCAGCGCCGCGCGCCGCTCGTGAAGGATCGCACGTCATGGCCTTTGCATTCAGTCAAGGTGATCGACCGTTGCCGGGATACACGATCCTGCGCGGTGTCGGCCGCGGCGGCTTCGGCGAGGTTTACTACGCCACAAGCGACGGCGGCAAGGAAGTCGCGTTGAAATACCTGCGCGAGAATCCGGCCGTGGAGCTGCGCGGCGTCCAGCACTGCCTGAATCTCAAAAGCCCTTACCTCGTCGGGATTCACGACATTCGACAGAATACCGACGGCGATTACTTCGTCGTAATGGAGTTCGTCAACGGCCCGTCGCTGCGCGACTTGCTGAACGATGCGCCCAATGGTCTCGGCCCGCAGAAGGCCGCTTACCTGACGCGCGAAATCGGCAAGGGTCTGGCCTATCTGCACGATCGCGGCATTGTCCATCGCGATCTAAAGCCCGGCAACATTTTCTACGAGGACGGGTACGTCAAGATCGGCGACTACGGCCTGGCGAAGATGATGGCTGCCAGCCAGCACTCCGGGCAGACGGTTTCGGTGGGCACCGTGCATTACATGGCGCCCGAGGTCGGCAGCGGAAACTACGATCGCACGATTGACGTCTATGCGATGGGCGTCATGTTGTACGAGATGCTTCTGGGCCGCGTGCCCTTCGCCGGGGCCACGATGGGCGAAGTCCTCATGAAGCACCTCACCGCGCAGCCCGCGGTCGATGAGCTGCCTGCCCCGTTTCCCGATGTCATTCGCAAGGCACTGGCCAAAGACCCGAAGGACCGTTACCAGACTGTCGGAGAGTTGATCGCCGACCTGTTTAGTGTCTCCTCGCTCGATGAATCCGTCGCCGCGTTCGAGCCGGGCAGTCTTTCGCAGGCCGCTCGCCGCGTCGCGCAAGACATCAACGCCACGATGTCCGCATCACCCCGGCCCGGCGGCGTCGCAGTCGTCGGCGCGGGCAGCAGCAACGTCGGTGGCCCCTTGCCTCCGCCGATCATTCCCCGCACCGGACGCACGTCCGATCGCTTTGGCGAGTCGCCGAAGGATGGCGGCGGCCGCCTGCCGCGCCTCGCGGAGCGGTTGACGGGCCGGCTCATCGGCAACGCCGCGCGAAAGTACGTCGACCCCACGGCGCCGCGCGGCAGCCCGGCGGAAAAACTGGTCGTTGCCCTCTTGATCGCGTGCGGCCTGTCGATCGGCATCAGCTTTGTCGCGCCCGAGCGAGGCGGTTCGCAGGTCGCCGCTTCGACCGTCATCTTCACGGAGATGCTCGCCGTCGTTCAGGGCGTCTGGCTGGGCACCTGGCTCGGATACGGCCGGCTCAACGCACAAGGGGCGTTCATCCCCCGCGTGCTGATGGCGGCGTTCGCATGGATCGCCATGATGGGGAACAGCGCGCTGTGGAGCGGGCTGGACAGTTGGGCACGGGCAATGGTCCCGGTCATGTTGTTCTGTGACTGGGACGGTCGACTTTACGTCGGCCGGCGCGGCATCGTCTCGCTCGGTTCAGCGTTTTATGCGGGCGTCTGTGGACTGATCTGCGGCGCGATTTTCACGAATCACGACGCAGCGACGATCGGCGGCATCGCCGCAGCGGCATCGCTCACGCTGCAAGCGGTCGCAGGCATGTTCCCGATGGCTCCGGGCGAAGTTGTGCCCGCATCGATTGAAGGTTCGAACTCTTACTCCCAGGAGGGACTGGAAGCTGAACCGAAGAGTCCGGCCGCTCGCACCAACGACTCGCTGCGCCCCTTTGTCGCCGTGGAGATGGGAGTCGGCGACAGCGGCGGTGACGCAGATCGCGGCGAGCGTCGTGCGAAATGGGGTTTCGGGTCGGCGGATCCAAAGCTCGCGGCGTTGTCGCATGAATCGGATCAAAAGGATCATCGCGAATCGCAGATTCCGCGCAGCAGCGGAGTCCGCGCCCTGTGGCTTCTCTGTGCGGGTGTCCTGCAATGCACGGCGATTCTCTGTTTCGCCGCGCAGGCCTTCATGCCCGAGATGAGAGGCGATGACCAGGCGATTTCCGTCCTCTGCGGCATCGTCGCGGAAAACGGATTCCTCTACGCTTTGACGCGCTCCATTCGGAAATACCGTATCGGCCTGTGGCGCGGGGTCATCCGGCCCGGCATCTTTTTCCTCGGCACAGCCACCGCTTCGTCGGCCGGAGCGGCCATGGGATTGCTCAAGCTCGACGGCGAATCGCAATTCATTGCTCTGGGCTTTTTGCTCTTTGGCGCTATGATCTCGCTCTTTGTCTGGTTTATCCCGTCGCCGCCGCCGTTGACCGCCGCGCCGCCCCAGACGCGCGACGAGGCGTTCCGCCGGAATCAGCTTGCGAGCAGGCTCAAGTTCGCCGGCGTCGCCGGGCTGGTCCTGACCGGCGCCCTCCTGACGATCTTCGGAATCACCCTTAGCGGCAACGACATGGAAGACATCGCCCCGCCGACCTGCATCCCACTCGGAATAGGCTCGGTCGGCATGATTGTCGCGGGTTTCTGGAAGGGCCGCGCCCGGCGCGAGCCGGTGGAAAAGGTGGAACTGCCCATCAAGCGGGTCTTTGATGTCGATTCATCCGTGACGCTTTCTTCCATCATGGAGCGTCACATGGCACTCCTCGGATACCAACTCGAGAACCGATCCGAGTTGCTCTGGTGCTTTACGCGCGGCCAGTGGATGTCGCACCTCTGGCAATCCGACATTCAGAAATGGAAGTCGCGTGTCAACATCGCCGCTTACCGGCTCGATAACGGCGACCATCGCGTCACCTGCCGGCTCGATCTCGAAGCCGATTTCAATCAACCCAGCCAGAAAATGCTCTCACTTCTCAAAGACGAGCTTGTTGAGCTGCAGCGCATCCTCAACGGGCGCGACGTGATCTCGCCCTTCGGAGGGGAGGCGCGCTCATGAGCCGTCCTCGGAGAAGGAGTTGGGTGCACGCCGCCCTGATTGCTGCGGCCGGCGCGG includes these proteins:
- the prkC_8 gene encoding Serine/threonine-protein kinase PrkC; the protein is MAFAFSQGDRPLPGYTILRGVGRGGFGEVYYATSDGGKEVALKYLRENPAVELRGVQHCLNLKSPYLVGIHDIRQNTDGDYFVVMEFVNGPSLRDLLNDAPNGLGPQKAAYLTREIGKGLAYLHDRGIVHRDLKPGNIFYEDGYVKIGDYGLAKMMAASQHSGQTVSVGTVHYMAPEVGSGNYDRTIDVYAMGVMLYEMLLGRVPFAGATMGEVLMKHLTAQPAVDELPAPFPDVIRKALAKDPKDRYQTVGELIADLFSVSSLDESVAAFEPGSLSQAARRVAQDINATMSASPRPGGVAVVGAGSSNVGGPLPPPIIPRTGRTSDRFGESPKDGGGRLPRLAERLTGRLIGNAARKYVDPTAPRGSPAEKLVVALLIACGLSIGISFVAPERGGSQVAASTVIFTEMLAVVQGVWLGTWLGYGRLNAQGAFIPRVLMAAFAWIAMMGNSALWSGLDSWARAMVPVMLFCDWDGRLYVGRRGIVSLGSAFYAGVCGLICGAIFTNHDAATIGGIAAAASLTLQAVAGMFPMAPGEVVPASIEGSNSYSQEGLEAEPKSPAARTNDSLRPFVAVEMGVGDSGGDADRGERRAKWGFGSADPKLAALSHESDQKDHRESQIPRSSGVRALWLLCAGVLQCTAILCFAAQAFMPEMRGDDQAISVLCGIVAENGFLYALTRSIRKYRIGLWRGVIRPGIFFLGTATASSAGAAMGLLKLDGESQFIALGFLLFGAMISLFVWFIPSPPPLTAAPPQTRDEAFRRNQLASRLKFAGVAGLVLTGALLTIFGITLSGNDMEDIAPPTCIPLGIGSVGMIVAGFWKGRARREPVEKVELPIKRVFDVDSSVTLSSIMERHMALLGYQLENRSELLWCFTRGQWMSHLWQSDIQKWKSRVNIAAYRLDNGDHRVTCRLDLEADFNQPSQKMLSLLKDELVELQRILNGRDVISPFGGEARS